The Paenibacillus sp. RC334 nucleotide sequence AAAAATAGAGTTTATTCAGGAGCTTCCCAAAACCAGTTCGGGTAAAATAAGAAGAGTGGAGCTGCGTGAACTGGAGAAGCAGTCTGTACTGTAATTGTAGATTGTAAATATCATGAAATGCGGAACAGGAGCGTGGGGAAATGAGTTCATTTGAAGCATTGCTGGAGCAATATGCAGAACTGGTCGTAAAAGTAGGTGTCAACATCCAGCCCGGACAGGTGTTTTTGGTCACTGCACCACTGGAAACCGTGGAATTTACGCGGCTGATTGTTAACAAAGCCTATGAAGCAGGAGCCAAATATGTGCAGGTGGAGTTCGAGGACGATCAGATTACGCGCAGCCGTTTTGAGCATGGTGACGAAGCCAGCTTTGATTACTACCCGGCCTGGAAGGCAGAAATGCTGGAAAAACTCGCCGAGGAGGGTGGAGCCACGCTAACAATCAAGGTGCCGAACCCGGATCTGTATCAAGGCATTGATCCGCAAAAAGTATCGCGTGCAACGAAGGCGGCGGTAACGGCGAGAGAAGGCTTTTCCCAATATACCCGAAATCATAAAATCAGCTGGTGTCTGATCAAAGCACCCACGAAGGCTTGGGCGGATAAAGTGTTTGCTGATGTGGCGGAAGAGGACCGTATTCGTGTCATGTGGGAAACGATTTTCCAAATGAACCGTGTGGATGGCTCCGATCCCGTTCAGAATTGGCAGAATCATCTGAAAAACCTCGAACAGCTGCAAGACAAGCTGAATCATAAAAAGTATAAAAGCCTGCACTACCGCGCGCCCGGAACAGATTTAAAAATCGAACTGGCCGACGGACATATTTGGCGCAGCGGTGGTGCTGAAAACGAGCGTGGAGACTACTTTGTGGCGAATATGCCGACAGAAGAAGTATTCACAATGCCTAAACGTACAGGTGTAAATGGTTATGTCACCAGCACGATGCCGTTAAATTTGAACGGACAGCTGGTGGATCGCATCACATTTACCTTTAAGGATGGCAAAGTTACCAAATATACAGCGGAATCCGGCGAGCAACATCTGACTCATTTACTGGCTACGGATGAAGGGGCCAGCTATTTGGGTGAAGTCGCGCTGGTGCCGCACGATTCGCCGATTTCCAATCTCAATCGCATCTTTTACAATACAGGGATTGATGAAAATGCCTCCTGTCACTTGGCGCTCGGCAGTGCGTATCCGTTTAACCTCGAAAAAGGAACACAAATGAACCGGGAAGAGCTGCTCCAGAACGGTGCCAATGTCAGCCTGACCCATGTTGACTTTATGATCGGCTCGGCTGAGCTGGATATTGACGGCGAGCTGCAGGACGGAAGTACAGAGGCTGTGTTCCGCAAAGGAAATTGGGCGATTTAAACCTTTTCTCAATCTCGATTAAAGCAACCCGCAAGCGATCTTATTCGTTTGCGGGTTTTTGTATATGCTAAATATCAAACTGTGCTTGTATTGCGAAATATAAAGTGCTAAACTGAGTTCAAACATAAATTTAAACATTGTTTTAAATTATGTTTGATTTATAGAATTCTGGTCTATTCAATCCGCTCTGATTGGACCAGGTAAGAGGAGGAGAAGTATGAATCACGTAGACAAAAAACAGCAAACCAAAGAAAAAATATTACACGCTGCGCTTGAATTCATTAAAAAGGAAGGTTTCGAGGCCGTTACAATCAGGAAAATTGCCGACCTGTCGACCACCAATATTTCTCTGGTTAATTACTATTTTGGCTCTAAGGAAAATCTGCTCAGTGAAGCCATTGAAGTGATATTGACTGGCTTTCAGCACACTTTTTCTATTTTGGACGATACAGCAATCCCACCCCAAGATCGACTGAAACAATTTTTGTTTGATTATTTACAGGTCATTCGGCAATACCCGGAGCTGCTCTCACGAGTCATTGTCATGGGCAGCACGCCCTTCACATCCCAACAGGAATACGGAAGGTTTTTAAACATGATGGGATTCCCCAAAGTGCAAAGTACGATCAAGGAGCTGACAGGTGAGCAACGGCCAGAGCGATTGTTAGCAATGATGCTGCAAATATTTGGGGCTATTTTTCTTCCCGCATTGATGAGCCCGATTCTTGAATCCGGAGCGGCTGTGGAAATGCCTTCAATCGAGGAACAATTAAACCTGTTGTTTGATAGATATTTTGATAAATGAGCATTTTGCAACAATCCCAAGAGCGATTTCAAATTAGCAATATATAGATCAAAACGGTCTAGTTTGTCTATATATTCTAATTTTAAGCGTTGGGAATCGAATGATGCAAAATGCTGAAATCATAAATGACTGGAGTGAATACTATGAATTTTCTGAGAAAATACTGGCAGGACGCAGGGGCTATCATTGGTGTGATCGTATGTATTGGTTTACTTATGAACAGGGCCATCTTTTCGGATATAACGGGAATTTTATGGTTAAGCTTTGTAGCCATCCTTTTTCATCAATTTGAGGAGTATCGCTGGCCTGGATATTTTGCCGGTCTATTTAACAACGTCATGTTTAAAAGTGAAACCCCGGATCGCTACCCCTTAAACACCCAATCAGCCATGATTATTAATGTGTTGATTGCCTATGTGTTTTATTTACTCCCGATATTATTTCCACGCGTGGTATGGCTTGGACTCGCACCTGTTTTTATGGGCTTCTTCCAGGTAGTCTGGCATGGCATTGTTGTGAATATAAAAGCAAAAACCTTATATAATCCTGGTTTATTGACGGCAGTGCTCGTG carries:
- a CDS encoding aminopeptidase yields the protein MSSFEALLEQYAELVVKVGVNIQPGQVFLVTAPLETVEFTRLIVNKAYEAGAKYVQVEFEDDQITRSRFEHGDEASFDYYPAWKAEMLEKLAEEGGATLTIKVPNPDLYQGIDPQKVSRATKAAVTAREGFSQYTRNHKISWCLIKAPTKAWADKVFADVAEEDRIRVMWETIFQMNRVDGSDPVQNWQNHLKNLEQLQDKLNHKKYKSLHYRAPGTDLKIELADGHIWRSGGAENERGDYFVANMPTEEVFTMPKRTGVNGYVTSTMPLNLNGQLVDRITFTFKDGKVTKYTAESGEQHLTHLLATDEGASYLGEVALVPHDSPISNLNRIFYNTGIDENASCHLALGSAYPFNLEKGTQMNREELLQNGANVSLTHVDFMIGSAELDIDGELQDGSTEAVFRKGNWAI
- a CDS encoding TetR/AcrR family transcriptional regulator — protein: MNHVDKKQQTKEKILHAALEFIKKEGFEAVTIRKIADLSTTNISLVNYYFGSKENLLSEAIEVILTGFQHTFSILDDTAIPPQDRLKQFLFDYLQVIRQYPELLSRVIVMGSTPFTSQQEYGRFLNMMGFPKVQSTIKELTGEQRPERLLAMMLQIFGAIFLPALMSPILESGAAVEMPSIEEQLNLLFDRYFDK
- a CDS encoding HXXEE domain-containing protein; amino-acid sequence: MNFLRKYWQDAGAIIGVIVCIGLLMNRAIFSDITGILWLSFVAILFHQFEEYRWPGYFAGLFNNVMFKSETPDRYPLNTQSAMIINVLIAYVFYLLPILFPRVVWLGLAPVFMGFFQVVWHGIVVNIKAKTLYNPGLLTAVLVHVPVGIWYIHDIVEYNAPALTDWIWGTIYFAFAVYIFIIKGNMWLKNSNSPYPFSQQQLGSYYRK